The proteins below are encoded in one region of Streptomyces sp. Tu 3180:
- a CDS encoding carbohydrate ABC transporter permease gives MAASPRRDRSGLSRTAVTLKYLSLLLASAVVLVPLCVVVLTSLKTRSEIVNDGPLSLPGDWFNFANYATAFEQGAMLRAFGNTALILVVSTAGTVLIGSMTAYAIDRFRFRLRKLVTGLFLLASLVPSVTTQVATFQVIDDLGAFNTRWAPILLYSGTDIVSIYIFLQFIRSIPISVDEAARIDGANSWTIYRKIIFPMLRPAVATVVIVKGIAVYNDFYVPFLYMPDPELGTISTALFRFKGPFGAQWETISAGAILVIVPTLIIFLALQRFIYSGFAAGSSK, from the coding sequence ATTGCCGCCAGTCCGCGCCGCGACCGCAGTGGCCTGTCCAGGACCGCCGTCACCCTGAAGTACCTGTCCCTGCTGCTGGCGTCGGCCGTGGTCCTGGTGCCGCTCTGCGTCGTCGTGCTGACCTCGCTGAAAACGCGGTCGGAGATCGTGAACGACGGCCCGCTGTCGCTGCCCGGCGACTGGTTCAACTTCGCGAACTACGCGACCGCCTTCGAGCAGGGCGCGATGCTGCGGGCGTTCGGCAACACGGCGTTGATCCTCGTGGTGTCCACCGCCGGGACCGTACTGATCGGCTCGATGACCGCCTACGCCATCGACCGTTTCCGGTTTCGTCTGAGGAAGCTGGTGACGGGCCTCTTCCTGCTGGCCTCGCTGGTGCCCAGCGTGACCACGCAGGTCGCCACCTTTCAGGTGATCGACGATCTGGGTGCCTTCAACACCCGCTGGGCACCCATCCTTCTCTACAGCGGTACCGACATCGTCTCCATCTACATCTTCCTGCAGTTCATCCGGTCGATTCCCATCTCCGTGGACGAGGCCGCGCGCATCGACGGCGCCAACTCCTGGACGATCTACCGGAAGATCATTTTTCCGATGCTGCGGCCGGCCGTCGCCACCGTCGTCATCGTCAAGGGCATCGCCGTCTACAACGACTTCTACGTGCCCTTCCTCTACATGCCCGATCCCGAACTCGGCACCATTTCCACCGCCCTGTTCCGCTTCAAGGGCCCGTTCGGCGCCCAGTGGGAGACGATCTCCGCCGGCGCGATCCTGGTGATCGTGCCCACCCTGATCATCTTTCTGGCGCTGCAGCGCTTCATCTACAGCGGCTTCGCGGCCGGTTCCAGCAAGTGA